From Streptomyces sp. TLI_235, the proteins below share one genomic window:
- a CDS encoding CubicO group peptidase (beta-lactamase class C family): protein MTGWEARYGLDTADHCAESERLAALGHRPVRISGHAIAGEPRYTSLWTDRPGPARQARHGLGAAAFGAALAELARAGFRPVDLSVVAARGGPLFGAVWEQEDGPEWTARHDLRPAEYRALYDRLSRGGHRLRCVSPYQDTDGERFACVWDRTAGPAWTARHGLPAEAFRRECERLAAAGHRLVRSLGHPDGGRIRFTGIWERSPGLPQTGGQGLPLHDHHRRAARHRAAGHRLVDLCGFSDGTAAGCTAIWESAPPNGPGDPVAALVAPFLRTWAVPALSFAVADGGRVRTARAFGHANPATREIATPAHRFRLASVSKPITSAAVHLLADRGRLALTDRVFGPGTLLGTRYGTRPYGAALRALRVQHLLEHTAGGWPNDADDPMFAQPSLDLDALVSWTLDHHPPRAAPGTVHDYSNFGYCLLGRIVERVSGLPYARFVHRFLLRPAGAGRAVPAGATAADRQDPEAVYVGVGPDAPYRLRLDRMDAHGGWAAAPADVLRLLAALDGSSGRPALLRAETFTAMTTACTLRPVSATAAGYARGWAVNGAGTVWHEGALAGTRSVLVRRADGRAWCAVCNTGRPHSALGAELDALMWEVQALVGT, encoded by the coding sequence GTGACCGGCTGGGAGGCCCGCTACGGGCTCGACACCGCGGACCACTGCGCCGAGTCCGAACGCCTCGCCGCGCTCGGCCACCGGCCGGTGCGGATCTCGGGCCACGCGATCGCCGGCGAGCCCCGGTACACCAGTCTGTGGACGGACCGGCCCGGCCCCGCCCGGCAGGCCCGGCACGGCCTCGGCGCGGCGGCGTTCGGGGCCGCCCTCGCCGAACTGGCCCGCGCGGGGTTCCGCCCGGTCGACCTGTCGGTGGTCGCCGCGCGGGGCGGCCCGCTGTTCGGCGCGGTCTGGGAGCAGGAGGACGGGCCCGAGTGGACCGCCCGGCACGACCTCCGCCCGGCCGAGTACCGCGCGCTGTACGACCGCCTCTCCCGCGGCGGCCACCGGCTGCGCTGCGTCTCCCCCTACCAGGACACGGACGGCGAGCGCTTCGCCTGCGTCTGGGACCGGACGGCCGGGCCCGCCTGGACGGCGCGGCACGGGCTCCCGGCCGAGGCCTTCCGGCGGGAGTGCGAGCGGCTGGCCGCCGCCGGCCACCGGCTCGTCCGCTCGCTCGGGCACCCCGACGGCGGCCGGATCCGCTTCACCGGCATCTGGGAACGGTCGCCGGGCCTGCCGCAGACCGGTGGACAGGGGCTCCCGCTGCACGACCACCACCGCCGGGCGGCGCGGCACCGGGCCGCCGGGCACCGTCTGGTCGACCTCTGCGGCTTCTCCGACGGCACCGCCGCGGGATGCACCGCGATCTGGGAGTCCGCCCCGCCGAACGGCCCCGGCGACCCGGTCGCGGCCCTCGTCGCGCCCTTCCTGCGGACCTGGGCGGTGCCCGCCCTGTCCTTCGCCGTCGCGGACGGCGGCCGGGTCCGGACGGCGCGCGCCTTCGGCCACGCCAACCCGGCCACCCGGGAGATCGCCACCCCCGCGCACCGCTTCCGGCTGGCGAGCGTCAGCAAGCCGATCACCTCCGCCGCCGTCCACCTGCTCGCCGACCGGGGCCGACTCGCCCTCACGGACCGGGTGTTCGGCCCGGGCACACTGCTCGGCACCCGTTACGGGACACGCCCCTACGGCGCCGCGCTGCGGGCGCTGCGCGTACAGCACCTGCTGGAGCACACGGCCGGCGGCTGGCCGAACGACGCCGACGACCCGATGTTCGCGCAGCCCTCGCTCGACCTGGACGCGCTCGTCTCCTGGACGCTGGACCACCACCCGCCGCGAGCCGCGCCCGGCACCGTCCACGACTACTCCAACTTCGGGTACTGCCTGCTCGGCCGGATCGTCGAACGGGTCTCCGGACTGCCGTACGCCCGGTTCGTCCACCGCTTCCTGCTCCGGCCGGCGGGCGCGGGGCGGGCGGTGCCGGCCGGTGCCACCGCCGCGGACCGGCAGGACCCGGAGGCGGTGTACGTCGGCGTCGGCCCGGACGCGCCCTACCGGCTCCGGCTCGACCGGATGGACGCGCACGGCGGCTGGGCGGCGGCCCCCGCCGATGTGCTCCGCCTGCTCGCCGCCCTCGACGGCAGCTCCGGGCGGCCCGCACTGCTGCGCGCGGAGACCTTCACCGCGATGACCACCGCCTGCACCCTCCGCCCGGTCTCGGCGACCGCGGCCGGGTACGCCCGGGGCTGGGCGGTGAACGGCGCCGGGACGGTCTGGCACGAGGGCGCGCTCGCGGGCACCCGGTCCGTCCTGGTCCGCCGGGCCGACGGGCGTGCCTGGTGCGCCGTCTGCAATACCGGCCGTCCGCACAGTGCCCTCGGCGCGGAGCTCGACGCCCTGATGTGGGAGGTGCAGGCACTCGTCGGCACCTGA